From Deinococcus aquaticus, one genomic window encodes:
- a CDS encoding aminopeptidase: protein MQTNTSYVAYDPDLHAALLADYCLSAAPGERLLVAGGQAATPLIRAVTRALLTRGARPVVRVDYPGQQEDFAELASDAVLDAIHPADLGDVEALDGSLRVLTPAPAHPVDAARRARLLAANAPVASARARRKWSLTLYPTAHAAAQAGMNEAQFGDFVMRAMFLDRPDPVAAWGEVRATQARLIERLTRADVVRIEAPGTDLTLRVGGRTWANSDGKRNMPSGEVFTGPHEDSAEGIVTFTVPAEYQGQMVRGARLEFRAGQVVAASADEGESALHAALNTDPGARRLGELGIGTNTGIQVPTGNILFDEKIGGTVHLAIGKSYPETGGINASAVHWDLITDLRQGGRLSLDGEVVQEDGVFLI from the coding sequence GTGCAAACAAACACCTCTTACGTGGCGTACGACCCGGACCTTCACGCGGCCCTGCTGGCCGACTACTGCCTCTCGGCCGCGCCCGGCGAGCGCCTGCTGGTCGCGGGCGGGCAGGCGGCCACGCCCCTGATCCGCGCCGTGACCCGCGCCCTGCTCACGCGCGGCGCGCGGCCCGTCGTGCGCGTGGATTACCCAGGCCAGCAGGAGGACTTCGCGGAACTCGCCAGTGACGCCGTGCTGGACGCCATTCACCCCGCCGATCTGGGCGACGTGGAAGCCCTGGACGGTAGCCTGCGCGTCCTGACACCTGCCCCCGCCCACCCCGTGGACGCCGCCCGCCGCGCCCGCCTGCTGGCCGCGAACGCCCCCGTCGCCTCCGCCCGCGCCCGCCGCAAGTGGAGCCTGACCCTGTACCCCACCGCGCACGCCGCCGCGCAGGCCGGCATGAATGAAGCGCAGTTCGGGGATTTCGTGATGCGCGCCATGTTCCTCGACCGGCCCGACCCGGTCGCCGCGTGGGGTGAGGTCCGCGCCACCCAGGCCCGCCTGATCGAACGCCTGACCCGCGCCGACGTGGTCCGCATCGAGGCGCCCGGCACCGACCTGACCCTGCGCGTGGGCGGGCGCACCTGGGCGAACAGTGACGGCAAACGCAACATGCCCAGCGGCGAGGTCTTCACCGGGCCGCACGAGGACAGCGCCGAAGGGATCGTGACCTTCACCGTGCCCGCCGAGTACCAGGGGCAGATGGTGCGCGGCGCCCGCCTGGAATTCCGCGCCGGGCAGGTCGTGGCTGCCAGCGCCGACGAGGGCGAGAGCGCCCTGCACGCCGCGCTGAACACCGACCCCGGCGCGCGCCGCCTGGGTGAACTAGGCATCGGCACGAACACCGGCATTCAGGTGCCCACCGGGAACATCCTGTTCGACGAGAAGATCGGCGGAACCGTGCACCTCGCCATCGGCAAGAGCTACCCGGAAACGGGCGGCATAAACGCCAGCGCCGTCCACTGGGACCTGATCACGGACCTGCGCCAGGGCGGCCGCCTGAGCCTGGACGGCGAGGTCGTGCAGGAAGACGGCGTGTTCCTGATCTGA
- the purU gene encoding formyltetrahydrofolate deformylase, which translates to MTAPVSTAPDPLNTAVLTIACPDRGGIVAAVSQFLHNHGANIIHSDQHSTDPQGGTFFMRMEFHLAGLDLARDQFERAFANVVATPFGMDWSVHYTTQPKRMAVLVSRYDHCFLDLMWRKRRGELNVEIPLIISNHEDLRRDAEMFGIPFHVVKVTKENKAEAEAEQVRLMHEANVDFAVLARYMQILSGELLRSFGRPVINIHHSFLPAFIGANPYRAAFNRGVKLIGATSHYVTEELDAGPIIAQDVIPVTHRETPDTLMRLGRDVERQVLARAVKAHVEDRVLVHGNKTVVF; encoded by the coding sequence ATGACGGCCCCAGTTTCAACCGCGCCCGACCCCCTGAACACTGCCGTACTGACGATCGCCTGCCCGGACCGGGGCGGGATCGTCGCGGCCGTCTCGCAGTTCCTGCACAACCACGGCGCGAACATCATCCACAGTGACCAGCACAGCACGGACCCGCAGGGCGGCACGTTCTTCATGCGCATGGAATTCCACCTCGCGGGGCTGGACCTGGCCCGCGATCAGTTCGAGCGGGCCTTCGCGAACGTGGTCGCCACGCCGTTCGGCATGGACTGGAGCGTGCATTACACCACGCAGCCCAAACGCATGGCCGTGCTGGTCAGCCGTTACGACCACTGCTTCCTGGACCTGATGTGGCGCAAGCGCCGGGGTGAACTGAACGTGGAGATCCCGCTGATCATCAGTAACCACGAGGACCTGCGGCGCGACGCGGAGATGTTCGGCATTCCCTTCCACGTCGTGAAGGTCACCAAGGAGAACAAGGCCGAGGCCGAGGCCGAGCAGGTGCGCCTGATGCACGAGGCGAACGTGGATTTCGCTGTGCTGGCGCGGTACATGCAGATCCTGAGCGGCGAGCTGCTGCGCTCGTTCGGGCGGCCCGTGATCAACATTCACCACTCGTTCCTGCCCGCGTTCATCGGGGCGAACCCGTACCGCGCGGCGTTCAACCGGGGCGTGAAACTGATCGGCGCGACCAGCCACTACGTCACCGAGGAACTCGACGCCGGGCCGATCATCGCGCAGGACGTGATTCCCGTCACGCACCGCGAGACGCCGGACACCCTGATGCGCCTGGGCCGTGACGTGGAGCGGCAGGTGCTGGCCCGCGCTGTGAAAGCGCACGTGGAAGACCGCGTGCTGGTGCACGGCAACAAGACCGTCGTGTTCTGA
- a CDS encoding NADPH:quinone oxidoreductase family protein codes for MSESMKAIRVERLGPPDVMELQDVPAPTPGPGEVRIEVEAVGINFADVLSVAGEYLTRTRVPYTPGMEFAGIVESLGEGVTGVQVGQRVAALGGSGALARYSVVNAAGLIPVPENLSGAQAAAFPVSYFTAYHGLKTLGRGVEGEWVLVQAAAGALGTASIQLAKAMGMHVIALASTDEKLALARDLGADVTILQDDPDRVQKVRDAAGGKGVPLILEVVGGKRFQESLDMAAPQGRIIVIGNASREQANMRPVELMKRNLTVTGLWLTSLMNDRAATMQAAQALAGLVGSGQVTPQVGPTYALADSARAFQDLLDRKTTGKVIIEPGR; via the coding sequence ATGAGTGAATCCATGAAGGCCATCCGGGTCGAACGACTCGGCCCCCCAGACGTGATGGAACTCCAGGACGTTCCCGCCCCCACCCCCGGCCCCGGCGAGGTCCGCATCGAGGTCGAGGCCGTCGGCATCAACTTCGCGGACGTTCTGAGCGTCGCCGGGGAGTACCTGACCCGTACCCGCGTGCCCTACACGCCGGGCATGGAATTCGCCGGGATCGTCGAATCCCTCGGCGAGGGCGTCACGGGCGTGCAGGTCGGGCAGCGCGTGGCCGCGCTGGGCGGCAGCGGCGCCCTGGCCCGCTACTCGGTCGTGAACGCCGCCGGCCTGATCCCCGTCCCGGAGAACCTGAGCGGCGCGCAGGCCGCCGCGTTCCCCGTGTCGTACTTCACCGCGTACCACGGCCTGAAAACCCTGGGGCGCGGCGTGGAAGGCGAGTGGGTGCTCGTGCAGGCCGCCGCCGGGGCACTCGGCACCGCCAGCATCCAGCTCGCCAAGGCGATGGGCATGCACGTGATCGCGCTGGCCAGCACCGACGAGAAACTCGCGCTGGCCCGCGACCTGGGCGCCGACGTGACCATCCTGCAGGACGACCCGGACCGCGTGCAGAAAGTCCGTGACGCGGCCGGCGGCAAGGGCGTGCCCCTGATCCTGGAAGTCGTGGGCGGCAAACGCTTCCAGGAGAGCCTGGACATGGCCGCCCCGCAGGGCCGGATCATCGTGATCGGGAACGCCAGCCGCGAGCAGGCGAACATGCGCCCCGTGGAACTCATGAAACGCAACCTGACCGTCACGGGCCTGTGGCTGACCAGCCTGATGAACGACCGCGCCGCGACCATGCAGGCCGCGCAGGCCCTCGCCGGACTGGTCGGGAGCGGGCAGGTCACGCCGCAGGTCGGCCCCACCTACGCCCTGGCCGACAGCGCCCGCGCCTTCCAAGACCTGCTGGACCGCAAGACGACCGGCAAGGTCATCATCGAACCCGGCCGCTGA
- a CDS encoding ribonucleotide reductase stimulatory protein, with amino-acid sequence MRLVFDSLTGNVRRFALAVSREAGGVPVGSVKDAPPAPGEPFLLLTYTFGQGEVPASTAAFLRAHAGGLRGVVSSGSYHWGANFGRAGDRIASEFRVPLVARLNKGGTVSDREQVTRWVRSHLPGGGESYGTLD; translated from the coding sequence ATGAGGCTGGTGTTCGATTCCCTGACCGGGAACGTGCGCCGCTTTGCGCTGGCGGTGTCGCGGGAGGCGGGGGGCGTGCCGGTGGGGTCCGTGAAGGACGCGCCGCCCGCGCCGGGTGAACCGTTCCTGCTGCTGACGTACACGTTCGGGCAGGGGGAGGTGCCGGCCAGCACGGCGGCGTTCCTGCGGGCGCATGCGGGGGGCCTGCGGGGCGTGGTGTCCAGCGGCAGTTACCACTGGGGCGCGAATTTCGGGCGGGCGGGGGACCGGATCGCCTCGGAGTTCCGGGTGCCGCTGGTGGCGCGTCTGAACAAGGGTGGAACGGTCTCGGACCGTGAGCAGGTCACGCGCTGGGTGCGGTCGCACCTGCCGGGTGGGGGGGAAAGTTATGGAACGCTGGATTGA
- a CDS encoding AAA family ATPase, with protein sequence MSGVIWVFSGSPGAGKSTVSAALLGRFPFGLHLSIDDLREQVVSGLAQPALDHPPEAARQFALARTSGGADGPPVRAGGLCGGY encoded by the coding sequence ATGAGCGGCGTGATCTGGGTGTTCAGCGGCAGTCCGGGTGCGGGCAAAAGTACGGTGTCAGCGGCGTTGCTGGGCCGCTTCCCGTTCGGGCTGCACCTGTCCATCGACGATCTACGTGAGCAGGTGGTATCCGGGCTGGCGCAGCCGGCGCTGGATCACCCGCCGGAGGCCGCGCGGCAGTTCGCGCTGGCCCGCACGTCGGGCGGCGCAGACGGCCCGCCTGTACGCGCAGGAGGGCTTTGCGGTGGCTATTGA
- a CDS encoding C39 family peptidase codes for MTFSARLLLTLLCAALLPTGLAASPAAQAAAKVPGYVLQGMPLVRQSYNACGPASITQVLAYFGRQVSMADVSRQTRPSDRSYMTAQAIVNYAPKVGMQARLFTGGNLNTVKSAIRAGLPIIALQSHITDTGTVIPHWRVLVGYNDVTAQVYIMDPLLGYVAMRYSDMDRVWADQRGQFAVLFPPTLAGTVRKVIG; via the coding sequence GTGACGTTCTCCGCCCGCCTCCTGCTGACCCTGCTGTGCGCCGCCCTGCTCCCGACCGGTCTTGCTGCGTCACCTGCCGCGCAGGCCGCCGCGAAGGTTCCCGGGTACGTGCTTCAGGGCATGCCGCTCGTCCGGCAGTCGTACAACGCCTGTGGGCCTGCCAGCATCACGCAGGTGCTGGCGTACTTCGGGCGGCAGGTCAGCATGGCCGACGTGAGCCGCCAGACCCGCCCCAGCGACCGCTCGTACATGACCGCGCAGGCCATCGTGAACTACGCCCCGAAAGTGGGCATGCAGGCCCGGCTGTTCACGGGCGGGAACCTGAACACCGTCAAGAGTGCCATTCGCGCCGGGCTGCCCATCATCGCGCTGCAATCGCACATCACGGACACCGGCACTGTCATCCCGCACTGGCGGGTGCTGGTCGGGTACAACGACGTGACCGCGCAGGTGTACATCATGGACCCCCTGCTGGGGTACGTCGCCATGCGCTACAGCGACATGGACCGCGTCTGGGCCGACCAGCGAGGTCAGTTTGCGGTGCTGTTCCCGCCCACCCTGGCCGGGACGGTCCGGAAGGTCATCGGGTAG